The Salvia miltiorrhiza cultivar Shanhuang (shh) chromosome 1, IMPLAD_Smil_shh, whole genome shotgun sequence genome has a window encoding:
- the LOC131006309 gene encoding serine/threonine protein phosphatase 2A 57 kDa regulatory subunit B' beta isoform-like, whose translation MFNKIMKRGKKSSKESIEAPVPAPAPPPSNVTVNHASRTNVTPKPTAGPVVPPRPATVEVLPNLKDTPLNEKHGVFIRKVHVCCFFFDFVDTMKSAREKEIKRQTLAELIDIVQTGSCKMNEIMQDEMVKMIALNIFRSLPPAAHEATGGPGGDPEEDEMYMEPAWPHLQLVYELLLRYVVSSDTDTKIAKRYLDHSFVLKLLDLFDCEDIREREYLKTILHRIYGRFMVHRPYIRTAMNNILYRFIFETERYGGVNELLEIFASIINGFAVPMKEEHKLFLVRALIPLHKPKCVASYHHQLAYCMTLFVEKDYRLADIVIRGLLKCWPISNCGKEVLFLGELEEILEVTQTLEFQRCMVPLFKQIGRSIRSPHFQVAERALFWWNNEHIVGLIAENRHVILPIIFDPLEKNIQYHWNQAINGLSCNVRRMFVEMDSELYERCQRQYEKKEAMARELEEKRITTWKRLEEVAAEVA comes from the exons ATGTTTAACAAAATAATGAAAAGGGGGAAAAAGTCCTCAAAGGAATCAATTGAGGCACCAGTTCCCGCACCAGCACCTCCACCGTCTAATGTGACAGTCAATCATGCATCACGGACGAACGTGACGCCGAAGCCAACGGCTGGTCCCGTCGTCCCACCGAGGCCGGCCACGGTGGAGGTGTTGCCAAATTTGAAGGATACCCCATTAAATGAGAAACATGGGGTGTTCATCAGGAAGGTCCATGTGTGCtgttttttctttgattttgtgGATACAATGAAGTCTGCGCGAGAGAAGGAGATCAAGAGGCAGACCCTCGCGGAGCTTATTGATATTGTGCAGACGGGATCGTGTAAAATGAATGAGATAATGCAAGATGAGATGGTCAAGATGATAGCCTTGAATATATTCCGGAGCTTGCCACCTGCAGCGCACGAGGCTACTGGTGGACCGGGTGGAGATCCTGAAGAGGACGAGATGTATATGGAACCAGCCTGGCCTCACTTGCAACTAGTTTATGAGTTGCTTTTGAGATATGTGGTGTCATCTGATACAGACACCAAGATTGCCAAGAGATACCTTGATCACTCGTTTGTGTTAAAATTGCTCGATCTGTTTGATTGTGAGGACATAAGAGAGAGGGAGTACTTGAAGACTATTCTTCATCGGATATATGGGAGGTTCATGGTTCATCGGCCCTATATAAGGACTGCAATGAACAACATCTTGTATCGGTTTATATTTGAGACAGAGAGGTATGGTGGGGTTAATGAGTTATTGGAGATTTTTGCAAGTATTATCAATGGGTTTGCAGTGCCAATGAAAGAAGAGCATAAGTTGTTTCTTGTACGAGCACTTATTCCATTACACAAACCTAAATGTGTTGCTTCCTACCATCATCAGTTGGCCTATTGTATGACACTATTTGTCGAGAAAGATTACAGGTTGGCTGATATCGTTATTAGGGGTTTGCTGAAGTGTTGGCCTATCTCAAACTGTGGCAAAGAGGTTCTGTTTCTTGGGGAATTAGAAGAAATTTTGGAGGTCACCCAAACTTTAGAGTTCCAGCGCTGCATGGTTCCTTTGTTTAAGCAAATAGGACGAAGCATCAGAAGCCCTCATTTCCAG GTGGCTGAACGAGCTCTTTTTTGGTGGAACAATGAACACATAGTAGGCTTGATAGCAGAAAATCGACACGTTATTTTGCCAATCATTTTCGATCCACTGGAGAagaatatacaatatcattggAACCAGGCAATCAACGGCTTGAGCTGCAATGTTCGAAGGATGTTCGTGGAGATGGACAGTGAGCTATATGAGCGATGCCAGAGACAGTATGAGAAAAAGGAGGCAATGGCAAGAGAGTTGGAAGAGAAACGCATCACGACTTGGAAAAGACTGGAAGAGGTAGCTGCTGAGGTTGCGTAA
- the LOC131006303 gene encoding uncharacterized protein LOC131006303 has product MGMKGFNVIAAFVVVFSLLIAAFVVFSLLSFGGHDHGDGDASDFNSDPSFNFEFKSGTEFYLDCLRHYARVEREDFWPDSPSEEDFLSDINWQVGNACRYGIESVEDAYRGIGRLSPDYVEALNIWFKGNQTLTQLEICRIDPNRCPQHAANLFKLFWDGQLPPISVLWIEFVREVCWCWEESQPLPRMPSNGPIDLSTCLINQKLHTEDPQSPSDISSSHGTSKEGSGRKDQDPQSPADISSSHGASKEGSGRKDDSNDAANVTKLVMLLKLHKIMHAPITLVTGTTYYARRHA; this is encoded by the exons ATGGGAATGAAGGGGTTTAACGTGATCGCCGCATTCGTGGTGGTTTTCTCATTGCTGATCGCCGCATTCGTCGTCTTCTCATTGCTGTCTTTCGGCGGCCATGACCATGGCGATGGCGATGCTTCAGATTTCAATTCCGATCcatcatttaattttgagttTAAATCTGGTACAGAATTTTATTTGGATTGCTTAAGGCATTACGCACGTGTTGAACGTGAAGACTTCTGGCCCGATAGCCCCAGCGAGGAGGACTTCTTGTCGGATATCAACTGGCAGGTTGGCAACGCTTGTAGATACGGCATCGAATCGGTAGAGGACGCTTATAGGGGTATTGGTAGGTTGAGCCCTGATTATGTAGAAGCCTTGAATATTTGGTTCAAGGGTAATCAAACCTTAACTCAGCTCGAAATATGTCGCATTGATCCTAATCGCTGTCCCCAACATGCTGCCAACTTATTCAAGTTATTTTGGGACGGCCAGCTCCCTC CAATTTCCGTACTCTGGATAGAGTTCGTGCGGGAGGTCTGCTGGTGTTGGGAAGAATCACAACCACTACCAAGAATGCCATCAAATGGCCCAATCGACCTGTCCACTTGTTTGATTAACCAGAAACTGCACACG GAAGATCCTCAGAGTCCATCAGACATTTCTTCGTCTCACGGAACTAGTAAAGAAGGTTCTGGCAGGAAAGATCAAGATCCTCAGAGTCCAGCAGACATTTCTTCTTCTCATGGAGCTAGTAAAGAAGGTTCTGGCAGGAAAGATGATAG CAATGATGCAGCTAATGTAACAAAGTTGGTGATGCTTCTGAAGTTGCACAAGATTATGCATGCTCCAATCACTCTGGTAACTG GAACCACCTACTATGCCAGAAGACATGCATGA
- the LOC131013849 gene encoding putative F-box/LRR-repeat/kelch-repeat protein At1g11620 translates to MKLLDPPQMRHYSDAIINFMCSGFGYDHKSDDYKVVRIFDYLYHYCTVKMKNPCRYCRGGGKTEMKVEVFSLKTDSWKQIKVAADFDLDGISSSSCNVNGSYYWIKLNHRDDTLFHYSVVSFDFTRECFSNISLPPIHKDKEHDILVKVHDDMVGVIRYERASQSFGVVTTFRLLVLKESSWIPWVCVDLCDVERPLMLHQGRFLFLKKKNSEGMEQLVVYDLETKKLEDLDIYDYLYLVLCLASAAEGIIYSEGIGGGR, encoded by the exons ATGAAACTCCTTGATCCCCCTCAGATGCGACATTATTCAGATGCGATTATTAATTTCATGTGCAGTGGGTTTGGGTATGATCATAAATCAGATGACTACAAAGTTGTGAGAATCTTCGATTACTTGTATCATTATTGTACAGTGAAGATGAAGAACCCGTGTCGTTATTGTAGAGGAGGAGGGAAAACAGAGATGAAAGTTGAGGTGTTTTCACTCAAAACGGATTCCTGGAAGCAGATTAAAGTAGCTGCTGATTTTGATTTAGATGGCATCTCGTCTTCTTCGTGTAATGTTAATGGATCTTATTATTGGATAAAATTAAATCATAGGGATGATACACTATTTCACTATAGTgttgtatcatttgattttaCTCGTGAATGCTTCTCCAACATCAGTTTACCACCAATACACAAGGACAAGGAGCATGACATTCTTGTCAAGGTTCATGATGACATGGTGGGTGTTATCCGCTATGAGAGGGCATCACAGAGTTTTGGAGTTGTTACCACTTTTCGGCTTCTGGTATTGAAAGAGAGCTCGTGGATTCCTTGGGTTTGTgttgatctatgtgatgttgaGAGGCCGCTGATGTTGCACCAAGGtcgatttttgtttttaaagaaaaaaaattctgagGGGATGGAGCAACTAGTAGTTTATGATTTGGAAACCAAGAAGTTGGAGGATCTGGATATATATGATTAT TTGTATTTGGTGTTGTGTTTGGCAAGTGCTGCGGAGGGGATTATTTATAGTGAAGGAATTGGAGGTGGTAGGTGA
- the LOC131006306 gene encoding zinc finger protein ZAT5, with product METVEEEVVVAPPCHNNDLSPVAKGKRTKRQRPHSPIPFTVNNHRLSPSFSAASAADSTTTEEEDTARCLILLSRGHFLPIQKSHHDHPQQYHSKPTKPTADRGGGAAAAGGGGMYACKTCNRVFSSFQALGGHRTSHKKPKNDKKTASFPDFDDDFPSPPSTSKKRIPPSLSLQLSSTAGGGGRQLPSPRVHECSYCGAEFASGQALGGHMRRHRAGPASPLPEPKKPRNGLSLDLNFPAPEDESQRFGYGGGSARREKSPEKMVISTAAPALVDCHY from the coding sequence ATGGAGACTGTGGAGGAGGAAGTGGTGGTGGCGCCGCCGTGCCACAATAATGACCTGTCCCCGGTCGCCAAAGGCAAGCGCACCAAGAGACAGAGACCTCATTCACCTATTCCCTTCACCGTCAACAACCACCGCCTTAGTCCCAGCTTCTCCGCCGCCTCCGCGGCGGACAGCACCACCACGGAGGAGGAGGACACCGCCCGATGCTTGATCCTCCTCTCCCGCGGCCATTTTCTCCCCATTCAAAAATCCCACCACGATCATCCTCAACAATACCATTCCAAACCAACCAAACCCACCGCCGATCGCGGCggtggcgccgccgccgccggcggaGGCGGCATGTACGCATGCAAGACGTGCAACCGGGTTTTCTCGTCGTTCCAAGCCCTCGGCGGCCACCGCACGAGCCACAAGAAGCCCAAAAACGACAAGAAAACGGCGTCGTTCCCCGACTTCGACGACGATTTCCCGTCGCCTCCGTCTACGTCGAAGAAAAGAATCCCACCTTCCCTCTCGTTGCAGCTGAGCAGCACCGCCGGCGGCGGAGGAAGGCAGCTGCCGTCGCCGAGGGTCCACGAGTGCTCGTATTGCGGGGCGGAGTTCGCCTCCGGGCAGGCCCTCGGCGGCCACATGAGGCGGCACCGGGCCGGCCCGGCCAGCCCGCTGCCGGAGCCGAAGAAGCCGAGGAACGGGCTGTCGCTGGATCTCAACTTTCCGGCGCCGGAAGATGAGAGCCAGCGGTTCGGATACGGCGGCGGCAGTGCGCGGCGGGAAAAGAGCCCGGAGAAGATGGTGATCTCCACCGCAGCTCCGGCATTGGTTGACTGCcattattga
- the LOC131006305 gene encoding monocopper oxidase-like protein SKU5, which produces MAALSCIGWWLACFTALCIVVVGDEIFLEWRVKIDETINPVSEDQPVITINDLFPGPLINASTNDNLHINVFNDMDEPLLMTWNGIQQRLNSWQDGVSGSNCPIRPGTNWTYVFQMKDQIGSFYYFPSLNFQRAAGGFGPIRINNRIIINVPFPKPEQEFDLLVGDWYYENFTVVRATGGVGHFPNRMLINGKGPFNDPTSKAHESFNVTQGKIYRFRITNVGNLWSINFRIQSHTMLLVETEGSYTNQTLLSSLDVHVGQSYSVLVTADQAPSDYYVVATPKIGGNNSIAAVGLLHYDKSTTTPNGPLPIGPDPNDINFSINQARSITMNMTTGAARPNPQSSFNVTNVTLSQTFLLNGKIAILDGVTRYTINNVAYITPSTPLKLADQFLNGSGVYELDKYPVHSGLPAPVNGTFVVSGLHKGWLEIVFVNDGDMYDSWHLDGYGFFVVGYGLGQWTPEARSTMYNLYDPIVRSTVQVYPGGWTAVYVYLDNPGMWNLRSQNLKRWYLGQELYIRVYDPDPNPAKERPPPSNLLFCGAVSAPPPPSLPTTPPPSIPVSAPPPPASAAAKTSHIGWLYIVTSCILAAI; this is translated from the exons ATGGCCGCCCTCAGCTGCATAGGGTGGTGGTTGGCTTGTTTCACGGCGTTGTGCATTGTGGTGGTCGGAGATGAAATCTTCTTAGAGTGGCGCGTAAAAATAGACGAGACCATCAAtccagtatcagaagatcaaccg GTTATCACCATAAATGATTTATTTCCTGGTCCTCTTATAAATGCATCAACCAACGATAATTTGCATATCAATGTGTTCAATGATATGGATGAGCCTCTTCTCATGACATG GAATGGAATTCAACAAAGGCTAAATTCTTGGCAAGATGGGGTTTCGGGCTCCAATTGCCCGATCCGGCCCGGTACCAATTGGACTTATGTTttccaaatgaaggatcaaataGGCAGCTTCTACTACTTTCCTTCGCTTAATTTTCAGCGGGCCGCCGGAGGATTCGGCCCGATCCGGATCAACAATCGGATCATCATAAATGTGCCATTCCCAAAGCCCGAACAAGAGTTCGATCTTCTTGTTGGCGATTGGTATTATGAAAATTTCACG GTTGTAAGGGCCACAGGCGGCGTGGGCCATTTTCCAAATCGGATGCTTATAAATGGCAAAGGCCCATTTAACGACCCAACTTCTAAGGCCCACGAGTCTTTTAATGTAACCCAAG GAAAAATCTACAGATTCAGAATCACAAACGTGGGCAATTTGTGGAGCATCAATTTTAGGATTCAGAGTCACACGATGCTATTGGTCGAGACGGAAGGATCGTACACCAATCAGACGTTGTTAAGCTCGCTCGACGTCCACGTGGGCCAGTCCTACTCTGTGCTCGTCACAGCGGATCAAGCCCCGTCAGACTACTATGTCGTAGCAACTCCTAAAATAGGAGGGAATAATTCTATTGCAGCTGTTGGGCTGTTGCATTATGACAAGTCCACCACAACTCCTAATGGGCCGCTGCCAATTGGGCCTGACCCAAATGATATCAATTTCTCCATCAATCAAGCTAGATCCATCAC GATGAACATGACAACCGGTGCTGCAAGACCTAACCCTCAAAGCTCATTTAATGTGACAAACGTGACACTATCACAAACTTTTCTTCTTAATGGAAAGATCGCCATACTCGATGGAGTCACTCGTTACACCATCAACAATGTGGCATACATAACTCCATCTACTCCGCTCAAGTTAGCCGATCAATTTCTCAATGGCTCCGGCGTCTACGAGCTCGACAAATATCCCGTCCACTCGGGGCTCCCCGCCCCCGTGAACGGGACATTTGTCGTGTCGGGGTTGCATAAGGGATGGCTAGAGATCGTATTTGTAAATGATGGAGATATGTATGACTCTTGGCATTTGGATGGCTATGGGTTTTTCGTGGTCGGGTATGGTCTAGGGCAATGGACGCCCGAGGCACGTTCTACGATGTACAATTTGTATGATCCGATCGTACGTTCAACTGTTCag GTTTATCCCGGTGGATGGACGGCAGTGTATGTATATTTGGACAATCCAGGAATGTGGAATTTAAGGTCACAAAACCTTAAACGTTGGTATTTAGGTCAAGAACTCTACATTAGGGTTTATGATCCTGATCCTAACCCTGCAAAAGAGAGACCACCTCCTTCCAACCTCTTATTTTGTG GAGCCGTTTCAGCGCCTCCACCTCCATCTCTACCCACTACACCGCCGCCGTCGATCCCAGTTTCGGCTCCGCCGCCGCCAGCTTCAGCTGCTGCGAAGACATCGCACATAGGCTG GTTGTATATTGTAACGAGCTGCATTCTTGCAGCCATCTGA
- the LOC131006308 gene encoding probable pectate lyase 5 translates to MLPQFCILLFCIFFLSLSSFISSYNLSLPHQHPDPEAVVQHVQRSVNASFSRRHELLSAPIPTGIAQCLTGNPIDDCWRCDPNWGSNRQRLADCAIGFGRGAKGGMGGRYYVVTDSSDRDAENPIPGTLRHAVIQDEPLWIIFQSSMVIKLKHELIFNSYKTVDGRGANVHITGNGCITLQYVSNVIIHNVHIYNCVPSGNTIVRSSPSHAGWRGKSDGDGISIFSSRNIWIDHCALSHCTDGLIDAIMGSTAITISNSYFSHHDEVMLLGHNDNHLADSGMQVTIAFNHFGEKLVQRMPRCRRGYIHVVNNDFTEWQMYAIGGSASPTINSQGNRYMAPADPNAKEVTKRVDTDEDEWAGWNWRTDGDILVNGAFFVPSGAGVSMQYAKATSVEAKSAALIDQLTMNAGVIGGQRDNGFSISYGGGGRATGATSDGGGGPDGSGSGYGDGDTYSMIFGSGAPPTQLSRPPTTILLSLIIILVLYTITNCGASLSSLSL, encoded by the exons ATGCTTCCTCAATTCTGCATTCTCTTGTTTTGCatcttcttcctctctctctcttcatttaTCTCATCCTACAATCTCTCTCTCCCCCATCAACACCCTGACCCTGAAGCTGTTGTCCAGCATGTGCAGAG GAGTGTTAATGCCTCATTTTCAAGAAGGCATGAGCTCCTCTCCGCCCCAATCCCAACCGGCATTGCCCAATGCCTCACCGGAAACCCCATCGACGACTGCTGGCGCTGCGACCCCAATTGGGGCTCCAACCGACAGCGCCTAGCCGACTGCGCCATTGGCTTTGGCCGTGGCGCAAAGGGGGGGATGGGAGGCCGTTACTACGTTGTAACGGACTCCTCTGACCGCGACGCGGAGAACCCTATCCCGGGCACCCTCCGCCACGCGGTCATCCAAGACGAGCCCCTCTGGATCATCTTCCAATCAAGCATGGTGATCAAGCTCAAGCACGAGCTCATCTTCAACAGCTACAAGACCGTGGATGGCCGCGGGGCCAACGTGCACATCACTGGGAACGGCTGCATAACCCTCCAATATGTCAGCAATGTGATCATCCACAATGTGCACATATACAACTGCGTGCCATCGGGGAACACGATTGTGAGGTCGAGCCCTTCACACGCCGGTTGGAGGGGGAAGTCGGATGGGGATGGGATATCCATCTTTTCATCGAGGAACATTTGGATTGATCATTGTGCTCTGTCACATTGCACAGATGGCTTGATTGATGCCATCATGGGATCAACTGCCATAACCATTTCTAACAGCTATTTCTCCCACCATGATGAGGTTATGCTGCTTGGCCACAATGACAATCACTTGGCTGATTCAGGGATGCAG GTGACTATAGCGTTCAATCActttggggagaagcttgtgcaGAGGATGCCGAGGTGCAGGAGAGGATACATTCATGTAGTGAACAATGATTTCACGGAATGGCAAATGTATGCAATCGGAGGAAGTGCTAGTCCCACCATTAATAGTCAAGGAAATCGGTATATGGCACCAGCTGATCCTAATGCAAAGGAG GTAACAAAGCGTGTAGACACGGACGAGGATGAGTGGGCCGGGTGGAACTGGAGGACGGATGGGGACATTTTGGTGAATGGCGCCTTCTTTGTGCCATCCGGTGCAGGGGTCAGCATGCAGTATGCTAAGGCGACAAGCGTCGAGGCAAAGTCTGCTGCCCTCATCGACCAACTCACCATGAATGCCGGTGTTATTGGTGGCCAAAG GGACAATGGTTTTAGCATATCATATGGGGGAGGGGGCAGGGCTACCGGCGCAACCAGTGACGGCGGTGGTGGGCCCGACGGCAGCGGCAGCGGCTATGGTGATGGCGACACCTATAGTATGATATTTGGGAGCGGCGCGCCACCAACTCAATTATCTCGGCCACCCACCACTATCTTATTATCtcttataattattttagttttgtaTACCATCACCAATTGTGGTGCTTCACTATCATCACTCTCACTATAG
- the LOC131006307 gene encoding SHUGOSHIN 2-like, with translation MSERDGFLNLDTQNAAAIGCYNKDEKAARLCPQNLARRKLADISNLPQSRLLIQDQKSQSIPTTTKEYIEQLQKENLALAKMLAQRNKIIEQSGIELERLRSNLIKMREQNQQLALSHTLMLAELNSGKDRLKTLQHELGCKNGLLKARNSKLEVNLIEEEDPSKDHKKPRNAKKRLRSLSLGSSEQSQSKDNAGNRLPTRRQSARFKAVEPDDDSLSEMYDSKIPKCPLPDGTSPSTSVDALANNEDHVAKRPSVRRQSARFKAVTPCPIPDETIQENGSTSVETSVINEGHAVQRPSVRRQSASFKAVTPYPVPDETIQENVSTSVETSVINEGHAVQRPSARRQSPKFKAKRPKQADDLSEMDNTISTNCSSPVPENCSTSVDTSVKNEDDRSCSGQSCESQGSGKPSLGRPSRVAARKVQTYREIPVNAKMRRS, from the exons ATGTCGGAGAGGGATGGTTTTCTGAATCTCGACACGCAGAATGCTGCTGCAATTGGATGTTATA ATAAAGACGAGAAAGCAGCTAGGCTGTGCCCTCAGAATTTGGCCAGGCGGAAGCTGGCTGACATTAGCAACTTGCCTCAGAGTAGGCTGTTGATTCAAGACCAGAAGTCTCAGTCGATTCCTACAACTACTAAAGAGTATATTGAGCAGCTCCAGAAG GAAAATTTGGCTTTGGCGAAGATGTTGGCGCAGAGAAA CAAAATAATTGAACAGAGTGGAATTGAACTAGAAAGATTGAGGTCAAATTTGATTAAAATGCGGGAACAGAATCAGCAACTAGCTCTGTCACACACCCTTATGCTTGCG GAACTAAATTCAGGTAAAGATAGG TTGAAAACCTTGCAACACGAGCTTGGATGCAAAAATGGTTTGCTTAAAGCAAGGAATTCCAAACTTGAG GTGAATCtgattgaagaagaagatccCTCAAAAGATCATAAAAAGCCTCGTAATGCCAAAAAGAGACTGCGATCACTGA GTCTGGGCTCTTCTGAACAGTCGCAGTCCAAGGATAATGCTGGAAATAG ACTTCCCACGAGGAGGCAATCTGCTAGGTTCAAGGCTGTCGAACCAGATGACGATAGTTTGTCTGAAATGTATGATTCCAAAATTCCCAAATGTCCGCTTCCTGATGGAACATCCCCATCAACTTCTGTGGATGCATTGGCTAACAATGAAGACCATGTTGCTAAAAG ACCCTCTGTCAGGAGGCAATCCGCTAGGTTTAAGGCCGTCACACCATGTCCAATTCCTGATGAAACAATCCAGGAGAATGGCTCAACTTCTGTTGAAACGTCGGTTATTAATGAAGGCCATGCTGTACAAAG ACCCTCTGTGAGGAGGCAATCCGCTAGCTTTAAGGCCGTCACACCATATCCAGTACCTGATGAAACAATCCAGGAGAATGTCTCAACTTCTGTTGAAACATCAGTTATAAATGAAGGCCATGCTGTACAAAG ACCCTCTGCGAGGAGGCAATCCCCTAAGTTTAAGGCCAAAAGACCAAAACAGGCAGATGATCTGTCGGAGATGGACAATACCATATCTACCAACTGTTCTTCACCTGTCCCAGAGAATTGCTCGACTTCTGTGGACACATCGGTTAAGAATGAAGATGACAGAAGCTGTTCTGGTCAGAGCTGTGAATCACAAGGGTCTGGAAAACCATCTTTAGGAAGGCCATCTCGTGTGGCTGCGAGGAAGGTTCAAACCTACAGGGAGATCCCTGTGAACGCTAAAATGCGTAGATCGTAG
- the LOC131013865 gene encoding aspartic proteinase nepenthesin-1-like yields MLLVLLHAAEYPPSFVHDVAADSPIRGRNGLETNLTSVKFGFLADLRVGSQSMKQSLIMDTGSSLLWINCHPCVADAPEPLFDPKSSTSFEIEKCINTDICYGTGAVKLEADDRRGRMSYKVQYGSAKSKGYLARDTFKLGTSPKELDNIVFGCSRSARPQRRTSTGILGFAANRLSLVSQIKASKFSYCLGNVSDESYPYSFLIIGDDIGVFEYKTRLIIENKYYINLESIRVGNKLVAVDPQIFRRNSTYYSGGMIVDTGSTYTYIPGVAFTKFEYQVIKLIKVDSTVTRNYSLAYRGHKMLCYNGLLTRDLQRFPNVYFTFEGGATMELSPENVFYQRYTGSFCLAILPSDAVDLDSSSQSLIGNVMQQFFRVGFDLESKEFMFQKVDCARLV; encoded by the coding sequence ATGTTGTTGGTGTTGTTGCACGCGGCGGAATATCCACCGAGCTTTGTCCACGACGTTGCTGCCGACTCACCGATTCGCGGTCGCAATGGTTTAGAGACCAACCTCACTTCAGTAAAATTTGGATTCTTGGCTGATTTGCGAGTTGGATCTCAGTCCATGAAACAATCTTTGATCATGGACACCGGTAGTAGCCTGCTTTGGATCAACTGCCATCCGTGCGTAGCCGACGCACCCGAGCCATTATTTGATCCGAAAAGCTCGACCAGTTTCGAGATAGAAAAGTGTATCAACACTGATATATGTTATGGAACTGGTGCAGTGAAATTGGAAGCCGACGACAGAAGAGGCCGCATGTCATATAAAGTACAGTATGGCTCGGCCAAAAGCAAGGGATACCTCGCTCGAGACACGTTCAAACTTGGGACGAGTCCGAAAGAATTGGATAACATAGTTTTCGGTTGTTCCAGATCTGCTAGGCCGCAGAGGCGCACAAGTACGGGCATCTTGGGTTTCGCTGCCAATCGACTCTCACTCGTTTCACAAATAAAGGCTTCCAAGTTCTCCTATTGTTTAGGGAACGTGAGTGATGAATCGTATCCCTATAGCTTCTTGATTATAGGGGATGACATCGGCGTCTTCGAGTATAAAACTCGACTCATTATTGAAAACAAATACTATATCAATCTGGAAAGCATCAGAGTTGGCAACAAATTAGTGGCCGTCGACCCACAGATTTTCAGAAGAAACTCCACTTACTACAGTGGCGGCATGATCGTGGATACAGGTTCAACCTACACGTACATTCCCGGAGTGGCCTTCACCAAATTTGAATATCAAGTCATCAAGCTTATTAAGGTTGATTCTACTGTAACTAGAAATTATTCCCTAGCATATAGAGGTCACAAGATGCTCTGCTACAATGGGCTCTTGACTAGGGATTTGCAAAGATTTCCAAATGTATATTTTACGTTTGAGGGTGGAGCAACTATGGAGCTTTCGCCTGAAAACGTATTCTATCAGAGGTACACCGGCAGTTTTTGCCTGGCTATACTCCCATCGGATGCTGTTGATCTCGACAGCAGCAGCCAAAGTCTTATAGGGAATGTGATGCAGCAGTTCTTTCGCGTCGGCTTTGATCTTGAATCAAAGGAATTTATGTTCCAGAAGGTCGACTGTGCACGACTAGTATag